One genomic window of Biomphalaria glabrata chromosome 9, xgBioGlab47.1, whole genome shotgun sequence includes the following:
- the LOC129928404 gene encoding salivary glue protein Sgs-3-like, with product MATMLRIFPTSPKTAMIGLTSTAIQTLYAPCYTENLHVHKVRHKTTKRPQQELNKTTTRPQQDLNKTTTRPQQDHNKDHNKDLNKTTTKATTRPQQDHNKTSTRPQQDLNKTTTKTTTRPQQDLNKTTTRPQQDPNKTTTKTTTRPQQDLNKTTTRPQQDLNKTSTRPQQDHNKTPTRPQQDLNKTRHQQDLNNTPTRPQQDFNKTSYLP from the exons ATGGCGACAATGCTGAGAATATTTCCGACAAGTCCCAAGACAGCAATGATAGGACTCACCAGTACAGCG ATACAAACACTGTATGCACCTTGTTATACTGAGAACCTTCACGTGCACAAAGTCCGCCACAAGACCACAAAAAGACCTCAACAAGAGCTTAACAAGACCACGACAAGACCACAACAAGACCTCAACAAGACCACGACAAGACCACAACAAGATCACAACAAAGACCACAACAAAGACCTCAACAAGACCACAACAAAGGCCACAACAAGACCACAACAAGACCACAACAAGACCTCAACAAGACCACAACAAGACCTCAACAAGACCACAACAAAGACCACAACAAGACCTCAACAAGACCTCAACAAGACCACAACAAGACCTCAACAAGACCCCAACAAGACCACGACAAAGACCACAACAAGACCTCAACAAGACCTTAACAAGACCACGACAAGACCACAACAAGACCTCAACAAGACCTCAACAAGACCACAACAAGACCACAACAAGACCCCAACAAGACCCCAACAAGACCTCAACAAGACAAGACATCAACAAGACCTCAACAATACCCCAACAAGACCTCAACAAGACTTCAACAAGACCTCATACTTACCATGA